The following proteins are co-located in the Streptomyces sp. NBC_00435 genome:
- a CDS encoding endonuclease I family protein, which produces MRISRLTPWAAGCAAASLLLLPSAAQASSASAVRSSSSAYATSAVDTYYASAEGKTGAALKTALHNIIKTQSKVTYEGVWNALKVTDQDPANPNNVILVYSGRSQSKSTNGGGVNDWNREHVWAKSHGDFGTATGPGTDLHHLRPEDVTVNSTRGNKDFDKGGSPVAEAPGSFTDSDSFEPRDAVKGDVARMLLYMAVRYDGGDGFADLEVNDKVNNGSASAIGRIGVLKQWNLQDPPDAFEQRRNQVIYDTYQHNRNPFIDHPEWVGSIW; this is translated from the coding sequence ATGAGAATCTCCCGCCTCACTCCCTGGGCGGCCGGCTGCGCGGCGGCGTCACTGCTGCTGCTCCCGTCCGCGGCGCAGGCGTCCTCGGCATCCGCTGTGCGCTCGTCGTCCTCCGCCTACGCCACGTCCGCCGTCGACACCTACTACGCCTCGGCCGAGGGCAAGACCGGCGCCGCGCTCAAGACGGCGCTGCACAACATCATCAAGACCCAGTCCAAGGTGACGTACGAAGGCGTGTGGAACGCCCTGAAGGTCACCGACCAGGACCCGGCGAACCCCAACAACGTCATCCTGGTCTACTCGGGCCGCTCCCAGTCCAAGTCCACCAACGGCGGCGGCGTCAACGACTGGAACCGCGAGCACGTCTGGGCCAAGAGCCACGGCGACTTCGGCACCGCCACCGGCCCGGGCACCGACCTGCACCACCTCAGGCCCGAGGACGTCACCGTCAACAGCACCCGCGGGAACAAGGACTTCGACAAGGGCGGCAGCCCGGTCGCCGAGGCCCCCGGCAGCTTCACCGACTCCGACTCCTTCGAGCCGCGGGACGCGGTCAAGGGTGACGTCGCGCGCATGCTGCTCTACATGGCCGTGCGCTACGACGGCGGCGACGGCTTCGCCGACCTGGAAGTGAACGACAAGGTCAACAACGGCAGCGCGTCCGCCATCGGCCGGATCGGCGTCCTGAAGCAGTGGAACCTGCAGGACCCGCCGGACGCCTTCGAGCAGCGCCGCAACCAGGTCATATACGACACCTACCAGCACAACCGGAACCCGTTCATCGACCACCCGGAGTGGGTCGGCTCCATCTGGTAG
- a CDS encoding DJ-1/PfpI family protein, with protein MAVKILIVTGDAAESLEVLYPYQRLREEGYEVHIAAPAVKKLRFVVHDFEEGFDTYTEKPGYTWPADIAFADVDPGEYAALVVPGGRAPEYLRNDPEVRRILAAFAGSDKPIAQICHGPLITAAAGALGGRRVTAYPALELDMKAAGAEFEDSEAVVDGTLVSARAWPDHSAWMREFLTVLRGKAPLA; from the coding sequence ATGGCAGTGAAGATCCTCATCGTGACCGGCGACGCGGCGGAGTCGCTGGAGGTCCTCTACCCCTACCAGCGCCTGCGCGAGGAAGGCTACGAGGTCCACATCGCGGCGCCGGCGGTGAAGAAGCTCCGGTTCGTCGTGCACGACTTCGAGGAGGGCTTCGACACCTACACCGAGAAGCCCGGCTACACCTGGCCCGCCGACATCGCCTTCGCCGATGTGGACCCGGGGGAGTACGCGGCGCTGGTCGTACCCGGTGGGCGCGCCCCGGAGTACCTGCGCAACGACCCCGAGGTGCGGCGGATCCTGGCCGCCTTCGCCGGCTCCGACAAGCCGATCGCGCAGATCTGCCACGGCCCGCTGATCACCGCCGCGGCCGGCGCGCTCGGCGGTCGCCGGGTCACCGCCTATCCGGCGCTGGAGCTCGACATGAAGGCCGCCGGGGCCGAGTTCGAGGACTCCGAGGCCGTGGTCGACGGCACGCTGGTGTCGGCCCGCGCGTGGCCCGACCACTCGGCGTGGATGCGGGAGTTCCTGACCGTCCTGCGCGGCAAGGCGCCGCTGGCCTGA
- a CDS encoding GNAT family N-acetyltransferase has product MNSELPSPEDHEISTDPGRLDRTLIHRWLSEDAYWALGRSREKQDAAIDGSLNYGVYERLSGRQVAYARVVTDLATFAWLCDVYVDPDARGKGLGTALAGAVRDHLAPYGLRRILLATGDAHDVYAKVGFEPLSAPEKWMALGQQ; this is encoded by the coding sequence ATGAACAGTGAACTGCCCTCGCCCGAAGACCACGAGATCTCCACCGACCCCGGCCGGCTCGACCGGACGCTGATCCACCGTTGGCTGTCCGAGGACGCCTACTGGGCTCTGGGGCGGAGCCGGGAGAAGCAGGATGCCGCGATCGACGGATCGCTCAACTACGGGGTCTACGAGCGCCTCTCCGGCAGGCAGGTGGCCTACGCCCGCGTGGTGACCGACCTGGCCACCTTCGCCTGGCTCTGCGACGTGTACGTGGACCCGGACGCGCGGGGCAAGGGGCTCGGCACGGCCCTGGCGGGGGCGGTGCGCGACCACCTCGCCCCGTACGGTCTGCGTCGGATCCTCCTGGCGACCGGGGACGCCCACGACGTCTACGCCAAGGTCGGCTTCGAGCCGCTCTCGGCCCCGGAGAAGTGGATGGCCCTCGGCCAGCAGTAG